GCATTCGACATCCCGGGCAAAATCGAAGCCGAAGACTTTGATATTTCCGGTGTCGGCGAAACCAATGGCGTGAGCAACGTTTCTTACAGCGAAAGCGATATCGAAAATCACGGCGACGTGAAGGATTACCGCAAGGACACGACGGGTGTCGACCTCTACAAGAAGGCGACCGGCATCATCGTGGGCTACAACAGCGAAGGCGATTGGCTCGAATACACCGTGAACGTAAAAGAAGCGGGCGACTACACCATGTTCGCAGCCGTGGCTGCCGCAGGTTCGACTTCCAGCTTCCAGCTTTCTCTCGACGGCAAGGAACTCACCAACGTGATTACTGTTCCTGCAGCAAAGTCCGGCGAAGAAAACTACGACGACTACAACAAGGTCAAGGCGAACGTGTCCCTCACGGCCGGCACGCATATCCTCCGCATGACGGTGACTGGCTCCTGGTTCGACATCGACTATTTCACCTTCGTGAAGGGTAAAGATGCTACCGACCCCGAACCGATTGAAATCGAAGATGATCCGATGTTTGTCCAGCCGAGCATCCAGATCGATGAAAACGGCCTGCAGGACTACTTTGTGTTCGATGCACACGGCGTGAACTTGGGCGTGCTCTCGGCCTACGGTTTCGAAGGCGCTGCCGAAATTCTCCAGAACACGGGCGACATCAAGGCTTCCGGTATCTACTACCTGCGTAACCGCTGGACCGGAAAAATGCAGTCTGTGAGAATTTCTAGGTAAATTTCAAAACTCAATACACCAAACAACGGGCCCCGAGGCGAGTGCTTCGGGGCTTGTTTTTATTACAAAAATGTTACGCTATGGACATTTTGTCCATGGCAATTTCGCTTTTTAGGGTAAAATAGGGCGTTTTGCGGGATATATTTATAATGGTTTTTGGGATGAAAAACCATCAAAAAGGATGTGTGGATATGAAAAAGATAATCTCTACAGCAACGAAAGTTGCTGCTGTTGCTCTCGCAGCGTCAACTTTCTCTTTTGCCGGTCCGGGCTTGGCTGATGGTGCAGCCAAATTCGTCGGTAACATTACCACTAACGGCCAGGTCCGTAGCGACTTTACGTCTCTCTGGAACCAGATTACCGCTGAAAACGAATGTAAGTGGGCTTCTATCGAAGGTACCCGCGGTCGTTACAACTGGTCTGGTTGCGACGCTGCCTATAACTGGGCAAAGAACAACGGTGGCCACTTCAAGTTCCACGCCCTGGTGTGGGGCTCCCAGTATCCGAACTGGTTGAACGGCCTTAGCGCAGCCGACACCAAGACGGCAATCACGAACTGGATGGATGCCGTCAAGCAGCATTACCCCGAACTCGAAATGATCGACGTGGTGAACGAAGCTATTAAGTCGGGTGGCAGCTACCACTCTGGCTACGGCAAGAACAACAATATCATCGCGGCTCTCGGTGGCGATAACGGCAACTACGAATTCGTGGCTGAAGCCTTCAGAATGGCCCGTAAGCGTTGGCCGAACGCTATCTTGATCTATAACGACTACAATACCGTTCAGTGGCAGAAGAACGAAGGTATCGACCTTATCAATAAGCTGAAAAAGGCTGGCGCTCCGGTTGACGCCTATGGCTTGCAGGCTCACGATATGCAGGTTTCCGGTGGTCAGCAAGGTGGCCAAGGCGGTGGCGGTTCCTGCTTGAACATCAATACGCTCAAGAGCGCTATTGAAGAAATCTGGAACAAGACCCAGATGCCGATGTTCATCTCTGAATACGATATCGCTTCTAACGACGATAACGACCAGAAGAACTGCTACTCTCAGCAGATCTCCTACTTCATGGAAAATGAACACATTGCCGGTATCACCCTCTGGGGTTACATCTACGGTTCTACTTGGACCTCTGGCGGTAACTCCGGTATTATCAGGAACGGCCAGGACCGTCCGGCCATGACTTGGTTGAAGGATTACCTCTCCAAGAACAAGGGCGTGAACACGACGGGCCTTCCTACGGGCGAAATCACTCCGGTGGAACCTGAACCGCAGACTCCGTTCAAGGGTGAAGCTCTCGCTGTCCCGGGCAAGATCGAAGTCGAAGACTTCGACATTCCGGGCAAGGGCAAGAACGAAGACGGCACGAGCAACGCTTCTTATGCCGACGATGGCGAAAACCACGGTGATTCCGACTACCGCAAGGATACCGGTGCCGACCTTTACAAGAAGGGTACGGGCATTGCTCTCGGCTACAACAATACCGGTGACTGGTACGAATACACCATCAACGTTGCCGAAGCAGGCGAATACACCGCTGTAGCTTCTGTCGCAACCGAAGGTACTGGCGCATTCACGCTCTCCCTCGACGGCAAGGCTCTCGCCGACTTCGAAGTCACGGGAACTAGCTACGACGAATTCTCCAACGTGAGCAAGAAGGTGACTCTCCCGGCCGGCAAGCATATCCTCCGCATGGAAGTGACTCAGGAATACTTCGACATCGACTACATCGAATTCACGAAGGGTGACATTACTGCAATCGCCCAGAAGGTGGAACTCGACAACAACTCTCGTCAGGACTACCACGTGTTCGACCAGAACGGTGTCCACATGGGTGTGCTCACTGCCTACGGTTTCGACGCTGCTAAGGAAATCCTCCAGAGCTCCAGCGCTGTGAAGGCCTCCGGTATCTACTACCTGCGCAGCCGCACCACTGGCAA
The genomic region above belongs to Fibrobacter sp. UWB10 and contains:
- a CDS encoding endo-1,4-beta-xylanase, which encodes MKKIISTATKVAAVALAASTFSFAGPGLADGAAKFVGNITTNGQVRSDFTSLWNQITAENECKWASIEGTRGRYNWSGCDAAYNWAKNNGGHFKFHALVWGSQYPNWLNGLSAADTKTAITNWMDAVKQHYPELEMIDVVNEAIKSGGSYHSGYGKNNNIIAALGGDNGNYEFVAEAFRMARKRWPNAILIYNDYNTVQWQKNEGIDLINKLKKAGAPVDAYGLQAHDMQVSGGQQGGQGGGGSCLNINTLKSAIEEIWNKTQMPMFISEYDIASNDDNDQKNCYSQQISYFMENEHIAGITLWGYIYGSTWTSGGNSGIIRNGQDRPAMTWLKDYLSKNKGVNTTGLPTGEITPVEPEPQTPFKGEALAVPGKIEVEDFDIPGKGKNEDGTSNASYADDGENHGDSDYRKDTGADLYKKGTGIALGYNNTGDWYEYTINVAEAGEYTAVASVATEGTGAFTLSLDGKALADFEVTGTSYDEFSNVSKKVTLPAGKHILRMEVTQEYFDIDYIEFTKGDITAIAQKVELDNNSRQDYHVFDQNGVHMGVLTAYGFDAAKEILQSSSAVKASGIYYLRSRTTGKMQSVRVIR